From Pigmentibacter ruber, a single genomic window includes:
- the smc gene encoding chromosome segregation protein SMC, with amino-acid sequence MKLKSIHISGFKSFADRVNIQYHDGITGVIGPNGSGKSNIIDAVRWVMGEQTAKSLRADDPTDIIFSGSQDRKPLSLAEVTLIFANDGLHCPAEYMHLPEISIGRRINRSGEREYFMNREPCRLKDIVDFLLSIGLGSKSYAIIQQDKRDRIIQASPEDLREILEETAGITMFKVRRKEAEKRLQSTQERMKNLAEIEGELVRQKESLSEQVEKASLKLKYTTELKDKEIELIKNHVGFYRGIASKVKKEIDSRSSEIQQATVEASEWEIVANDLKTNQLELTQQIKSTENTLDDQKIALTKYEERRENYKKRHDERILQKDKIKKELIDEQTNLKKEEEKQSSIMLEIETLSSQLHKIDLEKENLEEKLEEIDENIQVERMRGDEIRSEIRAIESSKNSLRARNESLLDTISKYNNQIQKVTENHLSSSEAKGQLAADRRAIAENLSKLSIGLDEVVSNRNSLEIELEKVKSNFDIANKEREIIKQNHLEVTSKVNILKDLVESDNGLSDGLLSLKEKLSSKISGYLFDSVSLHKEDESILENYMPFLFQSAILENTDDLIEIIDKVEEYSISKVNLLVKDLIYPLNQSEEIDKQNILNISGVRCVGDRLENYKVPAAKRIFERIFICQDEWLLLKAKKIANNNQHFIFITERGSISNGVQGFSCGIIKEGASQGILQRRREYSESLILKEKIQEQLASAEGTLYSLNENKKKIEFRFNELASVLEKEKVESLKLSNQLDNFDLQLRHIEENISRLADERNRLNLEISEAKESFAKNQNQMDKLDNELEILQQNLNDFEIEFSEKKEIKDEINTQLQNKKSERAVITERQSNNRKYYDEMVYQLKRMQQKVDSFIRQIDELESAISNGEDEFDNLNSEILNYQKQVKILEDKLEYLLQEESEVTEELRVYESKLKSQKDNAASKQKFINEKMLELARYETIIDTAVKEASEKFSLTLKDLPSEASGDQNQRIVLENRIKELQQAILELGAVNERALEEFKDVSERLNFLVTQKDDIDRSMQELYLSITEIEENTKNRFKEIFDKVNVEFQKIFPVLFPNGYGELHMLKEDDLLNTGVEILVRLPGKKMQNMSLFSGGEKALTAISLIFSLLKTTPAPFCFLDEVDAPLDEANVGRFNAVLEALSGEFQFVVITHNRRTMEVLDTIYGISMSEPGVSKLVSVDLSDVPPHLRKKQKTAVRSGATVSLTEAEKQSINP; translated from the coding sequence ATGAAACTTAAATCGATACATATATCTGGCTTCAAAAGTTTTGCTGATAGAGTTAATATTCAATATCATGATGGAATTACCGGTGTCATTGGGCCAAATGGTTCTGGCAAATCAAATATCATCGATGCTGTGCGGTGGGTAATGGGTGAACAGACCGCAAAGAGTTTGCGTGCAGATGATCCAACAGACATCATATTTTCAGGATCACAAGATCGAAAACCCCTTAGCTTAGCAGAAGTGACTTTAATTTTTGCAAATGATGGCTTACATTGCCCTGCAGAGTATATGCACTTACCTGAGATTTCGATTGGCAGAAGAATAAATCGCAGCGGTGAACGTGAATATTTCATGAACAGAGAACCTTGTAGATTAAAAGATATTGTTGATTTCTTACTTTCTATTGGCCTTGGATCAAAAAGTTATGCAATTATTCAACAAGATAAACGTGATAGAATAATCCAAGCTTCTCCTGAAGATCTAAGAGAAATATTAGAAGAAACAGCTGGAATAACAATGTTTAAAGTGAGAAGAAAAGAAGCAGAAAAAAGACTTCAATCGACTCAAGAGAGAATGAAAAATTTAGCAGAAATTGAAGGTGAGCTTGTTAGACAAAAAGAATCTCTTTCCGAGCAAGTTGAAAAAGCATCCCTGAAATTGAAATACACTACTGAATTAAAAGATAAAGAAATTGAACTTATTAAAAACCATGTTGGTTTTTATCGAGGAATTGCAAGTAAAGTTAAAAAAGAAATTGACAGTAGATCATCAGAAATTCAACAAGCAACAGTTGAAGCAAGTGAGTGGGAAATTGTTGCAAACGATCTTAAAACAAATCAACTAGAATTAACTCAACAAATTAAATCAACTGAAAATACTTTAGATGATCAAAAAATTGCCCTTACAAAATATGAAGAAAGACGCGAAAATTACAAAAAAAGACATGATGAAAGAATATTGCAAAAAGATAAAATAAAAAAAGAACTAATTGATGAACAAACTAATTTAAAGAAAGAAGAAGAAAAACAATCTTCAATAATGCTAGAAATAGAAACTTTAAGTTCACAACTACATAAAATTGATCTTGAAAAAGAAAATTTGGAAGAAAAATTAGAAGAAATTGATGAAAATATTCAAGTAGAGCGAATGCGTGGTGATGAAATTCGTTCAGAAATAAGAGCAATTGAATCAAGCAAAAATTCATTAAGAGCCAGAAATGAAAGCCTCTTAGATACAATAAGTAAGTATAATAATCAAATTCAAAAAGTTACAGAAAATCATCTTTCTTCTTCTGAAGCAAAAGGGCAACTAGCAGCAGACAGAAGAGCTATAGCAGAAAATTTGAGTAAATTATCTATTGGATTAGATGAAGTTGTATCAAATAGAAACTCATTGGAAATAGAGTTAGAGAAAGTTAAGTCTAATTTTGATATTGCAAATAAAGAACGTGAAATTATAAAGCAAAATCATTTAGAAGTAACAAGTAAAGTAAATATTTTAAAAGATCTAGTTGAGTCTGATAATGGATTATCTGACGGTCTCCTATCATTAAAAGAAAAATTAAGCTCTAAAATATCAGGATATTTATTTGATTCAGTTTCTTTACATAAAGAAGATGAATCTATTTTAGAGAATTATATGCCATTTCTTTTTCAATCAGCAATTCTTGAAAATACAGATGATTTAATTGAAATTATAGATAAAGTAGAAGAATATTCAATTTCAAAAGTAAATTTATTGGTTAAAGATCTTATTTACCCTCTCAATCAGAGTGAAGAAATTGATAAACAAAATATATTAAACATCAGTGGAGTTAGATGTGTTGGTGATAGATTAGAGAACTATAAAGTTCCAGCAGCAAAAAGAATTTTTGAAAGAATTTTTATATGCCAAGATGAATGGCTTTTATTAAAGGCAAAAAAAATTGCTAATAATAACCAACATTTCATTTTTATTACGGAAAGAGGATCTATTTCTAATGGAGTACAAGGTTTTTCTTGTGGAATTATAAAAGAGGGAGCCTCTCAAGGCATTTTGCAAAGAAGAAGAGAATATTCTGAATCTTTAATTTTAAAAGAAAAAATTCAAGAACAGCTAGCTTCTGCTGAGGGTACATTATATTCATTAAATGAAAATAAGAAAAAAATAGAATTTAGATTCAATGAACTTGCAAGTGTCCTTGAAAAAGAAAAAGTCGAATCTTTAAAATTATCTAATCAGTTAGATAATTTTGATCTTCAATTGAGACATATTGAAGAAAATATTTCAAGATTAGCTGACGAAAGAAATAGATTAAATTTAGAAATTTCAGAAGCCAAGGAATCATTCGCAAAAAATCAAAATCAAATGGATAAACTAGATAATGAATTAGAAATATTGCAACAAAATTTAAACGATTTCGAAATAGAATTTTCTGAAAAAAAAGAAATAAAAGATGAAATAAATACTCAATTACAAAATAAAAAATCTGAGAGAGCAGTAATAACTGAAAGACAATCCAATAATAGAAAATATTATGATGAAATGGTTTATCAGTTAAAAAGAATGCAACAGAAAGTTGATTCTTTTATACGTCAGATTGATGAATTAGAATCAGCAATCTCTAATGGAGAAGATGAATTTGATAACTTAAATAGTGAAATATTAAATTATCAAAAGCAGGTTAAAATTTTAGAAGATAAATTAGAATATTTACTGCAAGAAGAAAGTGAAGTAACAGAAGAGTTAAGAGTTTATGAAAGTAAGTTAAAGTCACAAAAAGATAATGCAGCCTCAAAACAAAAATTTATCAATGAAAAAATGCTAGAATTAGCTAGATATGAAACTATAATAGATACTGCTGTAAAAGAAGCCAGTGAAAAATTTTCATTGACATTAAAGGATCTTCCTTCAGAGGCAAGTGGCGATCAAAATCAAAGAATTGTTCTAGAAAATAGAATTAAAGAACTACAACAAGCAATTCTTGAACTTGGTGCTGTTAATGAAAGAGCTTTAGAAGAATTTAAAGACGTTTCTGAACGTTTAAATTTTCTTGTTACCCAAAAAGATGATATTGATAGATCTATGCAAGAGCTTTATTTGTCAATTACTGAAATTGAAGAAAATACAAAAAATAGGTTTAAAGAAATTTTTGATAAAGTAAATGTTGAGTTTCAAAAAATCTTTCCAGTTCTATTCCCAAACGGTTATGGTGAGTTACATATGCTCAAAGAAGACGACTTATTGAATACAGGAGTAGAAATATTAGTTCGCCTTCCAGGAAAAAAAATGCAAAATATGAGTTTGTTTAGTGGTGGAGAAAAAGCATTAACAGCTATTTCGCTAATTTTTAGCTTACTAAAAACTACTCCAGCTCCTTTTTGTTTCCTTGATGAAGTCGATGCTCCACTTGATGAAGCCAATGTAGGTAGATTTAATGCAGTTCTTGAAGCATTAAGTGGCGAATTTCAATTTGTT
- a CDS encoding pyridoxine 5'-phosphate synthase, producing the protein MATLGVNIDHVATLRQQRGTKYPDPVEAAFIVQNAGADQLTVHLREDRRHIQERDIKLLKEILQIPLNLEIGNTHEMIDFACCIKPFMVTLVPEKREEKTTEGGLNLEEYFDQLKESINLLQKNEIPVSLFIEPNLRDITLAKNLGVEMIEIHTGKYADSDGREKQKEFEKIVTATKFALDNKIQVHAGHGLNYQNAYQIAQIKGISDLNIGHSIIAYALFVGLEKAVREMKKLIS; encoded by the coding sequence ATGGCAACTCTAGGAGTTAATATAGATCACGTCGCTACTCTGCGCCAACAAAGAGGTACAAAATATCCAGATCCTGTTGAGGCCGCTTTCATTGTTCAAAATGCAGGTGCAGATCAGTTAACTGTTCATCTACGTGAAGATAGGAGGCATATCCAAGAGCGGGATATAAAGTTATTGAAAGAAATATTACAAATCCCTTTGAACCTAGAAATTGGAAATACGCATGAAATGATAGATTTTGCCTGTTGTATAAAACCTTTTATGGTAACATTAGTTCCTGAAAAAAGGGAAGAAAAGACAACAGAAGGTGGTCTTAATTTAGAGGAATATTTTGATCAATTGAAAGAGTCTATTAATTTATTACAGAAAAATGAAATTCCAGTTAGTTTATTTATTGAGCCTAATTTAAGAGATATTACATTAGCAAAAAATCTTGGTGTGGAAATGATTGAAATTCATACTGGAAAATATGCTGATAGCGATGGAAGAGAAAAACAAAAAGAATTTGAAAAAATAGTAACTGCAACAAAATTTGCTTTAGATAATAAAATACAGGTTCATGCAGGGCATGGTTTAAATTATCAGAATGCATACCAAATTGCGCAAATTAAAGGCATTTCTGATTTAAATATTGGCCACAGTATTATTGCATATGCATTGTTTGTTGGACTAGAAAAAGCTGTCAGAGAAATGAAGAAATTAATATCTTAA